A region from the Bacteroidota bacterium genome encodes:
- the gldG gene encoding gliding motility-associated ABC transporter substrate-binding protein GldG has protein sequence MIDKQYKKNRRRSILGLILLFAIIILINFLASGLFFRFDLTEEKRFSVSEPTKVLLEKQEDIIFVRVYLAGDLTPNLQRLQQATTELLDQFKNYGGDNIQYDVFDPFSIPDENNQTDFIIDLEENGVFSVQFFESATDEASVKYLFPFVSLHYKDLQMSFPLIDRGTMPLPLTPDSDPSVSISLLEYNFTKAIRELTEKEKPYVAFISGHGELDRLELNDIAASLNELYNVTQIDLEDDSTFEIPKEVKAIIVAKPLVGFSQKGKFIIDQYIMQGGNVLWFIDPVIAEYDSLYTGQGQFMAIDRELNLTDQFIQYGARINSNIIQDKQCTHIKAPIANSENFVQRPWPYNPVLNNYNSKHPVSKNVDAVEGKFVSTIDTLAVPGITKTILLSTSNLSRYLNVPARINFNIVNDKLAPTDEQYNKPNLPVAVLLEGEFKSAFSSLKPTATQLHNSGYGYQDKKFIEKGKPSKQILISDGDLIKNYVNKEGKPDILGINYIEQYVYGNKNFAMNCVEYLCDKNGLIETRAKEIKLRPLDEQRSGENRIQWQLLNMIAPLILLYLFSGIYFFIRNRKYAS, from the coding sequence GTGATCGATAAACAGTATAAAAAAAACAGACGGCGATCCATTCTTGGATTAATATTGTTATTCGCAATAATAATCCTGATCAATTTTTTAGCATCGGGATTATTTTTCCGATTTGATCTTACGGAGGAAAAAAGATTTTCGGTAAGTGAACCAACCAAAGTTTTATTGGAAAAACAGGAGGATATCATTTTTGTCCGCGTTTATCTTGCCGGTGATCTGACACCTAATTTACAAAGGCTTCAACAGGCCACAACCGAATTACTCGACCAGTTTAAAAATTATGGGGGAGATAACATTCAATATGATGTTTTTGATCCTTTCTCCATTCCCGATGAAAATAATCAAACAGATTTTATTATCGACCTGGAAGAGAACGGGGTATTTTCCGTTCAGTTTTTCGAAAGTGCAACAGATGAAGCATCCGTAAAATATTTATTCCCCTTTGTTTCTCTTCATTATAAAGATCTGCAAATGTCGTTTCCACTTATCGACCGCGGAACCATGCCTTTGCCCCTAACTCCGGATAGTGATCCTTCCGTTTCTATTTCGTTGCTGGAATATAATTTCACAAAAGCAATTCGTGAATTAACGGAAAAAGAAAAACCCTATGTCGCATTTATTTCAGGACATGGCGAACTCGACAGACTGGAATTAAATGATATCGCAGCATCCTTAAATGAATTGTATAACGTAACACAAATTGATCTGGAGGACGACAGCACCTTCGAAATTCCAAAGGAGGTAAAAGCGATAATTGTTGCAAAACCTTTAGTTGGGTTCTCTCAGAAAGGAAAATTTATAATTGATCAATACATTATGCAGGGTGGAAATGTATTGTGGTTTATAGATCCAGTTATTGCGGAATATGATAGTTTATATACCGGACAAGGGCAGTTCATGGCTATAGACAGAGAACTTAATTTAACCGATCAGTTCATTCAATATGGAGCACGTATCAATTCAAATATTATTCAGGATAAACAATGTACCCATATTAAAGCGCCAATTGCCAATTCCGAAAATTTCGTGCAGCGACCATGGCCTTATAATCCTGTGCTGAATAATTATAATAGTAAACATCCTGTAAGTAAAAATGTAGACGCCGTAGAAGGAAAATTCGTGAGTACTATCGACACACTTGCGGTGCCCGGCATTACTAAAACAATATTATTATCCACTTCCAACCTAAGTCGCTATTTAAATGTTCCGGCACGCATCAATTTTAATATCGTGAACGATAAACTTGCGCCTACGGATGAACAATACAATAAACCGAATTTACCGGTTGCCGTTCTATTGGAAGGAGAATTCAAATCCGCATTTTCATCCCTAAAACCAACCGCAACCCAATTGCATAATAGTGGTTACGGATATCAGGATAAAAAATTTATTGAAAAGGGAAAACCATCCAAACAAATATTGATCAGCGACGGCGACCTGATTAAAAATTACGTGAACAAAGAAGGGAAACCCGATATTTTGGGAATTAATTATATAGAACAATACGTTTATGGCAATAAGAACTTCGCCATGAATTGTGTGGAATACCTCTGCGATAAAAATGGATTGATCGAAACCAGAGCAAAGGAAATTAAATTGAGACCCCTGGATGAACAAAGATCCGGAGAGAACCGAATTCAATGGCAATTGTTGAATATGATAGCACCACTCATTTTATTATATCTTTTCAGCGGAATTTATTTTTTCATCCGCAACCGTAAATATGCATCCTGA
- a CDS encoding DUF4340 domain-containing protein, which translates to MNRNWLYFILFLVLAVVAYFTIIKKNLGSYSKKDTAFAVEDTTQISKIILSNLKGETINLEQKNSTWLLNEKYTPRPDAISNLLRTLHQLEVKVPVAKSMHNNVVKSIAGKRTKVEIFNSKGEKTKGFYIGEYSDALNGNFMLMEGSEHTFVVNIPGFSGSISTVFFTDETDWKSENIFTYKPEDIIQLDINYPGLKDSSFSIIKTNEGKYDVASIKKRTSSANSEIISFYLKQFKMLNAEYFINEPEKKDSLLSSTPACEIMVTDKNKVTTALKIYYRPITYRTKTQYTSDDKPLEFDLDKYYGIFNNDNDLAIIQNFVFGKLLVGPDYFYRQRPAGVNTLNEALIKK; encoded by the coding sequence ATGAATCGTAACTGGTTATATTTTATATTGTTTTTGGTATTGGCGGTGGTTGCTTATTTCACCATCATTAAAAAGAATTTGGGTTCTTATTCTAAAAAGGATACCGCTTTTGCCGTTGAGGATACTACTCAAATTAGTAAAATAATTTTATCCAACTTGAAAGGTGAAACAATTAACCTCGAACAAAAAAATAGCACTTGGCTTTTAAACGAAAAATATACTCCCAGGCCCGATGCAATTTCCAACCTTCTGCGCACATTACATCAACTGGAAGTAAAAGTACCTGTTGCAAAATCGATGCACAATAATGTTGTGAAAAGCATCGCAGGAAAAAGAACCAAGGTGGAAATATTCAATAGCAAGGGTGAAAAAACAAAAGGTTTTTACATTGGCGAATATTCTGATGCCTTGAACGGTAATTTTATGTTAATGGAAGGATCGGAACACACCTTTGTTGTAAATATTCCGGGTTTTTCGGGAAGTATCTCCACCGTATTTTTTACCGATGAAACAGATTGGAAAAGCGAAAATATTTTTACCTATAAGCCGGAAGATATTATTCAGTTAGATATCAACTATCCCGGTTTAAAAGATTCTTCTTTCTCCATTATCAAAACCAATGAAGGTAAATACGATGTTGCCTCCATTAAGAAAAGAACAAGTTCCGCTAATTCGGAAATAATATCCTTTTATCTGAAACAATTCAAAATGTTAAATGCCGAATATTTCATCAACGAACCGGAGAAAAAAGATTCCTTACTTTCTTCCACTCCGGCCTGCGAAATAATGGTGACAGATAAAAATAAGGTCACCACTGCATTAAAAATTTATTATCGGCCCATCACTTACCGTACAAAAACCCAATACACCAGCGACGATAAACCCTTAGAATTTGATCTCGATAAATACTACGGTATTTTTAATAATGATAACGACCTTGCCATTATCCAAAATTTCGTATTCGGAAAGTTATTGGTAGGGCCGGATTATTTTTATAGACAGAGACCTGCCGGGGTGAATACCTTGAACGAAGCACTGATCAAAAAATAG
- a CDS encoding T9SS type A sorting domain-containing protein produces the protein MITLKGFVVVGIACLSVFTRLSAQTGEKPYSITLEEVTWTDWPGMHSFVKGEWDGRWILMTGRTGGLHGFLPPNPFPVTEANNKIHMMDPVSGEHWSVFTNTLPDAMSDQLRSTNAQYFQRDKYLYIIGGYGKDTLSDILITFPNLLAVDLEQLSEAIINETEIVSSFRQITDTFFCVTGGEIEVLPNDEKIYLFGGHVFTGEYSKPASDAFTQTYTNELRKFILEDDGIDIVVSDIEVIKDTANFHRRDLNFEPVVNPGEQFGLAAFAGVFQYEADWVWFNPVYINETGYAVDEKFKQKLNAYTCPVMPVYDSVSQNYYATFFGGISQFYHNEVSDTIKEDLNVPFINDISTIIKYADCSTEQILEPIKFDALLGSNAVFILNEDVPHYSNKVIQLHKIYSQTLAGYIFGGIDALVPNFTPSSASNRLFKVWIDYENPLGVNDNKQGEINIYPNPAYDQILIRNSSLYTIKTLQLINNLGVIISDKSINLLNGNTYTIYLNNLPSGIYFIKMASEEETSIKKIIIEN, from the coding sequence ATGATAACACTGAAGGGTTTTGTTGTGGTTGGAATAGCCTGTTTATCGGTATTTACACGCTTATCGGCTCAAACGGGGGAGAAACCTTATTCCATTACTTTAGAGGAAGTTACCTGGACAGATTGGCCGGGCATGCATTCTTTTGTTAAAGGGGAGTGGGATGGCCGCTGGATCTTAATGACAGGACGCACGGGTGGTTTACACGGATTTTTACCTCCAAACCCCTTTCCGGTAACCGAGGCGAATAATAAAATACATATGATGGATCCGGTTTCGGGTGAACATTGGAGTGTTTTTACCAATACTTTGCCAGATGCAATGAGCGATCAGTTGCGCTCCACCAATGCGCAGTATTTTCAACGCGATAAATATTTATATATAATTGGAGGATATGGAAAAGATACACTGAGTGATATTTTGATCACCTTCCCAAATTTATTAGCTGTTGATCTTGAACAACTTTCTGAAGCAATAATTAATGAAACAGAAATTGTTTCTTCATTCCGTCAAATTACAGATACTTTTTTTTGTGTAACAGGAGGTGAAATTGAAGTGTTGCCCAATGATGAAAAAATATATTTATTTGGAGGTCATGTATTTACAGGTGAGTACAGCAAACCCGCATCTGATGCATTTACACAAACATATACGAATGAGTTGAGAAAGTTTATTTTGGAAGATGATGGAATTGATATTGTAGTGTCAGATATTGAGGTAATTAAAGACACTGCAAATTTTCACCGACGTGATCTTAATTTCGAACCGGTTGTAAATCCCGGAGAACAATTCGGACTTGCAGCCTTTGCAGGCGTTTTTCAATATGAGGCAGATTGGGTGTGGTTTAATCCTGTATATATTAATGAAACAGGTTATGCTGTTGATGAAAAATTCAAACAAAAATTAAATGCTTATACCTGTCCTGTGATGCCGGTATATGATTCCGTTAGTCAGAATTATTACGCAACATTTTTTGGTGGAATAAGTCAGTTTTATCACAACGAAGTAAGTGACACTATTAAAGAAGACCTGAATGTGCCTTTTATTAATGATATTTCTACAATAATAAAATATGCCGATTGTTCAACGGAACAAATTTTGGAACCCATTAAATTTGATGCTCTGCTAGGCTCTAATGCTGTTTTTATTTTAAATGAAGATGTGCCACATTATTCGAATAAAGTAATTCAATTACATAAAATTTATAGCCAAACTTTAGCGGGGTATATTTTTGGGGGGATAGATGCACTTGTTCCGAATTTTACACCTAGTTCGGCGAGTAATCGCTTGTTTAAAGTGTGGATAGATTATGAGAATCCATTGGGAGTAAATGACAATAAACAAGGTGAGATAAATATTTATCCAAACCCTGCATACGATCAAATTTTAATTCGTAATTCTTCTTTATATACTATTAAGACCCTTCAATTAATAAACAACTTAGGAGTAATTATCTCTGATAAGAGTATTAATTTATTAAATGGGAATACATATACTATCTATCTGAATAATTTACCTTCCGGAATATATTTTATTAAAATGGCATCAGAAGAAGAAACAAGTATTAAAAAAATAATAATTGAGAATTAA
- the dnaN gene encoding DNA polymerase III subunit beta produces MKFIVSTTALLRNLQTVNGVVSPNTVLPILEDFLFVVEKNKLTISGTDLETSITTWMDIESKSEGKVAIPARILVDYLKTLPEQPLTFSIDEESSQVEITTDRGKYKLNGENGDDFPRVSSDDKLSDINLPSGVLQKVINKTVFATGNDELRPPMTGVLFQLNKDGINFVATDAHKLVRYSRTDAKTDNPASLIMPKKALNLLKANLPGEQTQVTISYNSSFAFFSYNNVKLICRLIEGRYPDYNAVIPTENPNRLTINRADFLNTLRRVIIFSNKTTHQVILKIKGNELMVNAQDLDFSNEANERLDCTYEGDNMEIGFNAKFLLEMLNAMDNEEVRMELSTPNRAGLLLPTESDEAEDLLMLVMPVMMNV; encoded by the coding sequence ATGAAGTTTATAGTAAGTACTACTGCGTTATTACGCAATCTCCAAACGGTAAATGGCGTTGTGAGTCCGAATACAGTGTTGCCCATCCTGGAAGACTTTTTATTTGTAGTGGAGAAGAACAAACTCACTATTTCCGGAACCGATCTTGAAACATCCATAACCACCTGGATGGATATTGAATCGAAATCGGAAGGAAAAGTTGCCATCCCCGCCAGAATTTTGGTTGATTATTTAAAAACCCTTCCTGAACAGCCTCTTACTTTTTCTATTGATGAAGAAAGTTCTCAGGTGGAAATCACTACTGATCGCGGTAAATATAAACTCAACGGCGAAAATGGCGATGATTTTCCTCGTGTTTCCAGCGACGATAAATTATCAGACATCAATCTTCCTTCCGGAGTTTTACAGAAGGTGATCAATAAAACAGTTTTCGCTACGGGTAACGACGAACTCCGTCCCCCAATGACCGGTGTTTTATTTCAGCTAAATAAAGACGGAATTAATTTCGTTGCAACTGATGCACATAAATTGGTGAGATATAGCAGAACAGATGCAAAAACGGATAATCCTGCCTCGCTTATCATGCCGAAAAAAGCATTGAACTTGTTGAAAGCTAATTTACCCGGTGAACAAACTCAGGTAACTATTTCCTACAACAGCTCTTTCGCATTTTTCTCCTACAATAATGTGAAATTGATCTGCCGTTTGATAGAAGGAAGATATCCTGATTATAATGCAGTAATTCCTACAGAAAATCCGAACAGACTTACCATAAACCGCGCTGACTTTTTAAATACTTTGCGTCGTGTTATCATTTTCTCCAACAAAACAACACATCAGGTAATTCTGAAAATTAAAGGAAACGAATTGATGGTAAATGCACAGGATCTCGATTTCTCTAACGAGGCAAACGAAAGACTGGATTGCACTTACGAAGGTGATAATATGGAAATTGGTTTCAACGCAAAATTCTTATTGGAAATGCTCAACGCAATGGACAACGAAGAAGTGCGCATGGAACTCTCCACTCCAAACCGCGCCGGCCTCTTATTACCAACCGAAAGTGATGAAGCAGAAGACTTGTTGATGTTGGTGATGCCGGTAATGATGAACGTCTAA
- a CDS encoding sigma-70 family RNA polymerase sigma factor, translating into MQAKTFPDDQLVQQYLAGNESALGELLDRHKDRIYTYIFLFVRDTYTAEDLLQETFIKVIDKLRSGKYQEQSKFLPWLSRVAYNLCIDHYRREKRLPKVINREGFDIFSVLKFSEPGAEGKIIENEFSAKIRKILEHLPDEQREVVILRHYMDMNFREIAELTGVNINTALGRMRYALINLRKLMEEKNISI; encoded by the coding sequence ATGCAGGCCAAAACTTTTCCTGATGATCAGCTTGTACAGCAGTATCTGGCTGGTAACGAATCTGCCTTAGGCGAGCTCCTCGATCGCCACAAAGATAGGATTTACACGTACATTTTTCTATTTGTGCGTGACACATACACTGCAGAGGACCTTTTACAGGAAACATTTATTAAGGTGATCGACAAGCTGCGAAGCGGCAAGTATCAGGAGCAGAGCAAGTTTCTACCCTGGTTAAGCCGTGTGGCCTACAATCTTTGTATTGATCATTATCGCCGTGAAAAACGTTTACCAAAAGTGATCAACCGTGAAGGATTCGACATTTTCTCCGTTTTGAAATTTTCGGAACCCGGAGCAGAAGGCAAAATTATCGAAAACGAATTTTCAGCCAAAATTCGCAAGATTCTTGAGCATTTACCGGACGAACAAAGAGAAGTGGTGATATTGAGACATTATATGGATATGAATTTCCGGGAAATTGCGGAACTTACAGGTGTGAATATAAATACCGCACTTGGAAGAATGCGATATGCCCTGATCAACTTGAGAAAACTGATGGAAGAAAAAAATATTTCCATCTGA
- the uvrA gene encoding excinuclease ABC subunit UvrA, with protein sequence MFIKGAREHNLKNVDVTIPRNQLVVVTGVSGSGKSSLTIDTLYAEGQRRYVESLSSYARQFLTRLDKPDVDYIRGISPAIALDQKVTTRTTRSTVGSLTEIYDYMRLLFARVGTTYSPISGRAVKKDEVSDVVDHVEQLPHGSKVYLIVELNSDKSKKPDEVARIYQQKGFTRFYIDETIVKIDEVAENPKLVKKNAIIYLLIDRIIIKPEDEYAGDHALKEEARQRIADSVDLAFYEGHGSCIIKVEGNSERMFSNRFEADGIVFEEPSPHFFNQNNPYGACKRCEGFGTIIGVDKDLVFPDKNLSVFQGAIACWKGEKMKLWLDELVKTSGKFDFPIHKPVYNLTKEQYELLWTGNEWFDGLNKFFKMLEENAYKIQYRVMLARYRGKTICPECLGSRIRSDANFVKINDRSISNLIDMPIEDLAVFIKNIKLTVFEEKVASRILLEVKNRLQYMLDLGLGYLTLNRKSNTLSGGETQRINLTRTLGSNLTSSLYILDEPSVGLHPRDTERLVKVLKNLRDLGNTVVVVEHEEEVIKNADHIIDIGPEAGIHGGKITSIGNYDTILHDKNSLTGNYLSNKKQIPIPKHRRKSSNKIVMRNARMHNLKEIDVHIPLHSLVAVSGVSGSGKTTLIKHILYPELMKMLDDTSDTAFISKTIEGDVKKITQVEMVDQDPIGKSSRSNPVTYVKAYDEIRELYARQPLSKIRGYKAGFFSFNVDGGRCETCKGEGEIIVEMQFLADVHLTCDECNGKRFKEEILEVLYNGKNISELLQLSVEEALEFLKAEKETVNKLQPLFDVGLGYVKLGQSSSTLSGGEAQRVKLASFLGKGKGREHVLFIFDEPTTGLHFHDINKLLDAFHALIDCGHSIIVIEHNLEIIKCCDYIIDLGPEGGEKGGYLVYEGAPEGILKVKESYTGKYLKEKM encoded by the coding sequence ATATTTATAAAAGGTGCCCGGGAGCACAACCTGAAAAATGTAGATGTAACCATCCCCAGAAATCAACTTGTGGTAGTTACCGGAGTAAGCGGATCAGGAAAATCGAGCCTTACCATTGACACTTTATACGCGGAAGGCCAACGCCGTTATGTGGAAAGTTTGTCGTCGTATGCCCGGCAATTCCTTACCAGGCTCGACAAACCCGATGTGGACTACATCCGTGGAATCTCGCCTGCCATCGCCCTTGACCAAAAAGTTACCACCAGAACCACGCGATCAACGGTTGGATCCCTGACGGAGATCTATGATTATATGCGATTGTTATTTGCCCGGGTTGGAACTACCTACAGTCCAATTTCCGGTCGCGCTGTAAAAAAGGATGAGGTGAGCGATGTGGTGGATCATGTGGAACAACTACCGCATGGCTCCAAAGTCTATCTTATTGTGGAGTTAAATTCCGATAAAAGTAAAAAGCCGGACGAAGTTGCCCGCATCTATCAGCAAAAAGGATTTACGAGATTTTATATTGATGAAACAATTGTAAAAATTGATGAGGTTGCGGAGAATCCGAAATTGGTGAAAAAAAATGCAATCATCTATTTATTGATCGATAGGATAATTATTAAACCGGAAGATGAATATGCAGGTGATCACGCATTAAAAGAAGAAGCTCGTCAGCGCATCGCCGATTCCGTTGATCTTGCGTTTTATGAGGGACATGGTTCATGTATAATTAAGGTGGAAGGAAATTCTGAACGCATGTTTTCCAATCGTTTTGAAGCAGATGGAATTGTATTTGAAGAACCGAGCCCACATTTTTTTAATCAGAATAATCCTTATGGAGCATGTAAACGTTGCGAAGGTTTCGGAACAATTATAGGGGTGGATAAGGATCTTGTTTTTCCAGATAAAAATCTTTCTGTTTTTCAGGGAGCAATTGCTTGTTGGAAAGGAGAAAAAATGAAATTATGGTTGGATGAATTAGTTAAAACTTCCGGCAAATTTGATTTCCCTATTCATAAGCCGGTATATAATTTAACTAAAGAACAATACGAACTTTTATGGACCGGTAATGAGTGGTTTGACGGATTAAATAAATTTTTCAAAATGCTGGAAGAGAACGCGTATAAAATTCAATATCGCGTTATGTTGGCAAGATACCGCGGAAAAACTATTTGCCCCGAATGTTTGGGTTCACGAATTCGCAGTGATGCAAATTTTGTGAAAATAAATGACAGATCTATTTCCAATTTAATAGATATGCCAATTGAAGATCTTGCAGTTTTTATTAAGAATATTAAACTTACTGTATTTGAAGAAAAGGTTGCTTCGCGAATTTTATTGGAAGTAAAGAATCGTTTGCAATATATGCTCGACCTCGGATTGGGATATCTTACACTCAATAGAAAAAGTAACACCTTAAGTGGTGGCGAAACACAACGCATTAATTTAACGCGTACTTTAGGAAGTAATTTAACTTCCTCCCTTTATATTTTAGACGAACCAAGTGTAGGATTACATCCACGAGATACCGAACGCCTGGTAAAAGTATTAAAAAATTTACGCGACCTTGGAAATACCGTTGTTGTGGTGGAACACGAGGAAGAGGTAATTAAAAATGCAGACCATATTATTGATATTGGACCCGAGGCCGGAATTCACGGTGGAAAAATTACAAGTATTGGAAATTACGATACTATATTACATGATAAAAATAGTTTAACGGGAAATTATTTATCAAATAAAAAACAAATTCCCATTCCAAAACATCGCCGCAAATCTTCCAACAAAATTGTGATGCGCAATGCACGGATGCATAATTTAAAAGAAATTGATGTTCATATTCCGCTTCATAGTCTGGTTGCAGTTTCCGGTGTAAGTGGTTCAGGAAAAACTACACTCATTAAACATATTTTATATCCTGAGCTAATGAAAATGCTGGATGATACCAGCGACACGGCATTTATTTCTAAAACAATTGAAGGTGATGTTAAAAAAATAACGCAGGTTGAAATGGTTGACCAGGATCCGATCGGGAAATCGTCGCGTTCCAATCCTGTAACCTATGTTAAGGCATACGATGAAATTCGCGAATTATATGCTCGTCAGCCACTTTCAAAAATAAGAGGTTACAAAGCAGGATTTTTTAGTTTTAATGTGGATGGAGGAAGATGTGAAACTTGTAAAGGGGAAGGTGAGATTATTGTGGAAATGCAATTTCTTGCAGATGTGCATTTAACCTGTGATGAATGTAATGGTAAAAGATTTAAGGAAGAGATACTGGAGGTTTTATACAACGGGAAAAATATTTCCGAATTATTGCAATTAAGTGTGGAAGAAGCACTGGAATTTCTGAAAGCAGAAAAAGAAACCGTAAATAAATTACAGCCTTTGTTTGATGTTGGATTGGGGTATGTGAAACTCGGACAAAGCAGTAGCACTTTATCGGGAGGAGAAGCACAACGAGTTAAACTCGCTAGTTTTCTCGGAAAAGGAAAAGGCAGGGAACATGTATTATTTATTTTTGATGAACCAACAACAGGATTACATTTTCACGATATTAATAAATTATTGGATGCCTTTCACGCTCTTATCGATTGCGGGCATAGTATCATCGTAATAGAACATAATCTGGAGATCATTAAATGTTGTGATTATATTATCGACCTCGGTCCGGAAGGTGGCGAAAAGGGCGGATATTTAGTTTATGAAGGTGCACCTGAGGGGATACTAAAGGTAAAAGAAAGTTACACCGGTAAATATTTAAAGGAAAAAATGTAA
- a CDS encoding mechanosensitive ion channel: protein MMVLQQTVSDNPWLKFNEWGDTIAHRWPIFLTALVFIILVFILSRFVKIIATKILHRRDGNAAIATVMASFISIIFITIGIFITLGILGLNQTVTSLLAGAGILGLILGLALQDTLSSAIAGIIMTTRKSYKVGDFVDSNGFLGIIVELNLRNTTIRQTNGVDVKIPNRLVLGNPLINYTLNGEIRIDINIGISYNEDLHKIESLIQNAFKEVNYNNKKELEIYFTELAPGSIKLLIRFWISKFKQIDQLRARSEAVKKIKEIFEANGVVVPNPFINWDTK, encoded by the coding sequence GTGATGGTATTACAACAAACAGTATCTGATAATCCGTGGTTAAAATTCAATGAATGGGGTGATACTATCGCGCATCGCTGGCCCATTTTTTTAACTGCACTGGTATTTATAATATTAGTATTTATTCTTTCGCGTTTTGTAAAAATAATCGCGACAAAGATCTTACACCGAAGAGATGGAAATGCGGCCATTGCAACGGTAATGGCGAGTTTTATTTCCATCATTTTTATTACCATTGGAATATTTATCACTCTTGGTATTTTAGGACTAAATCAAACGGTAACTTCCCTTCTTGCAGGTGCCGGAATTCTCGGTTTGATTTTAGGTCTTGCATTGCAGGACACTCTTTCCAGTGCAATAGCAGGTATTATCATGACCACCAGAAAGAGTTATAAGGTGGGAGATTTTGTGGATTCTAACGGATTTTTAGGAATTATTGTGGAATTAAATTTACGCAACACCACCATTCGCCAAACCAATGGTGTTGATGTTAAAATTCCAAATAGATTAGTGCTGGGAAATCCCTTAATAAATTACACATTAAATGGAGAAATTCGCATCGACATTAATATTGGAATTTCCTACAACGAAGATCTTCATAAAATAGAATCACTTATACAAAACGCTTTTAAAGAAGTTAATTACAACAATAAAAAAGAATTAGAAATTTATTTCACCGAGCTCGCACCCGGCTCCATAAAACTTTTAATTCGTTTCTGGATCTCCAAGTTCAAACAAATAGATCAACTCAGGGCACGCAGTGAAGCAGTAAAAAAGATCAAGGAAATTTTTGAAGCAAATGGTGTAGTTGTGCCTAACCCTTTTATTAATTGGGATACTAAATAA